CTCGACTCGGACGGTGGCGGTCTGGATCGCCGGGTGCGAGTCGAACCACGCCCCGACCAGCCCGCCGTACCACGGCCAGCTGTACTCGGTGTCGGCGGCGGCGTGCACGCCGACGTATCCGCCACCAGCGGCGATGTACGACTCGAAGGCCGTCTGCTGGGTGGCGTTGAGGACGTCGCCGGTCGTCGACAGGAAGACCACCGCCTGGTACTGGGCCAGGTTGGCGGTGGTGAACTGGGCGGCGTCCTCGGTCGCGGTCACGGTGAAGCCGTTGGCGGAGCCGAGCTGCTGGATCGCGGTGATGCCGGTCGGGATGGACGAGTGGCGGAAGCCGGCGGTCTTGCTGAACACCAGGACCTTGGTCAGTGGTGCTGCCGAGGCCGGCGCCGGAAGGGCTACCAGGGTGGCCAGCATCACGGCCAGGCCGGTGACGAGTGCTGACAAACGGGGACGGGAACGCATGGTCCTGCTCCTCTGCTGAGCGTCGACCCGGGCACGCGCGTCAGTGGGCGTGCGGACTCGCCGGGGCCGGGTTGGCGGTGGTACGGAGCCGGGCCGCCGATGCTCGGCTGAGGTGGTGCGGTGTGGCGCGGTGTTGCCGTTCGGTGCTCCCCACCCGCCGAGGGGGGATCGTCATGTCGCGGCCGACAGCGCCAGGAGACGGGCTGGCGCGACAGCGGCGACCATTCGCGATGGCACCGCCGACGACCTGGACGCCACCAGTGTGGACGGTCAAGCCATCGACTTGTATCGCTGACGCAGTAAACCTCCGATGTCTACGTGGCGTCAAGCCCGCCCGGCGACACCACTGAGGAACCCGGGCAGGGTGAACGACAGCGCTTGGGCTCCGACAGGTGACCGTCGCTGGTGGGGTCCCTCAGTCCGATACGACTGCCGGCGCGAGTGCCAGCTGTTTGACCTGGCGCAGCATCAGCGCGGTCTCGACGGTGCGGATGCCGTCCAGGGCGCCGATCTTGTCGTTGAGGTACGCGTACAGCTCCTCGGTGCCCCGGCAGCGAACGGCCGCGATGATGTTGGTCTGGCCGGTGGCCGCGGCGGCGAACTCCACCTCCGCGTGCTCGGCCAGCGCGTGCCCGGCCGCGGCCAGCGCGGACGGTGCCACGGTCAGCCACAGCATCGCGCCGACCTCGCGGCCGACGTGTTCCGGGAGATATTGCACGGCGAAGTAGAGGACGCCGCTGCCGCGCAGCCGGTCCAGGCGGCGTCGCACGACGTCCTCGGACTGGCCGCACGCCGTCTGCAGCTCGGTGAGGCCGGCCCGGCCGTCCCGGAACAGCGCGGCGAGTAGCGCCTCGTCGGTTTCGTCGACCGTGACGGTGCCTGGCACCGCCTCGACCGGAGTGGGGCGCAGGGCCGCCTCCTGCTCGGTGGTGAGGGCGTTGGCCTTCTGCAGCCAGCGGAGAGGGCCGCCGTAGAAGCGGTGCAACAGGCAGTGTGCGCTGAACCCGATCACCCGCTGGGTGCGCTGCAACCGGCCCAGCAACAGTTCGTCCCGGGCGGCGAGGCTACGGGGCCTCATCTCGCAGACCACCTCGCTGCCGCCGGAGATCAACGCGACGTACGACGTATCGGGGCGGCGGGCGAGCGCGTCGGCCAGTCGCTCGGACATGTCCGGGGTGCACCGCAGCCGGACGATCCAGTTGGAGCGGCCGAGCCGGCTCTCGTCGGTCATGCCCAGCACGCGCAGCCCCGCCTGGGTCTGCAGGCGCCGGAAGCGGCGGGCGATGGTCTGGTCCGAGACGCCGAGGGCGGCGGCGATCCGGCTGAACGGGGCGCGGCCGTCGAGTTGCAGGGCCTGCAGCAGTCGCAGGTCGAGCTGGTCCAGGGGAGGGGTCACGGTCTTCCTGATCGTCGGCGGCGTCACCAGCGTAGGAGCCGGTGACGCCGCCGTCTCTTGGTTGGGGGAGGTCAGGCCGGGACGGTTTCTGGTAGCTGGGCCGCGGGCTGGGCCTCGAGCACCGGGCGCGGGCGGCGCAGCAGGATGACCGCGGCCAGCGCGGCGATGAGCATCAGCGTGGCCGACACGGTCAGGGACAGGTGGAAGCCGTCGAGGAACGCCATGTTGAGGGCGTTCATCGCGACGTCCCGCTGGCCGCCGTAGTCGATGACGGCGACCGCCTGGAAGCCGCTGTCGTCCATCGCCGTGGTGGCGGCCTGCTGGCGGTCACCGCTGACGCCGCCGTCGGCGAGGTGCCCCGGCAGGGTGCTCGCCGCCCTGCTGATCAGCAGGGCGCCCAGCACGGCGGGGCCCAGCGCGCCGCCGACCTGGCGGAACGCGTTGTTGGCTGCCGCGGCCATGCCGGCAAGCTGGAACGGCACCGAGCTGACCGCGGTCGCGGTCATCGGGGTCAGCACCGCGCCGAGGCCCAGGCCGAACAGCGCGAGCCGCCAGCTCAGCTGCCCGAACGACGTGTCGGCGTCGACGCTGCTGAGGAAGAACAGGGCGGTCGCCGAGATGAAGAGGCCGGCGCTGAGCAGCCAGCGCACCTGCACGCGGTGCATGAGGCGGGCGATCAGCGGCCCCACGACGACCGGGACTGCCGTGTTGGTCAGCAGCCGCAGCGCCGCTTCCATGGTCGACAGTTGCTGGACCAGGCCGAGGTAAAGGCTGAGCACGAAGATGCTTCCGATCACGCCCATGAAGCTGACCATGGCGATCACGGCGGTCGCGTTGAACCCGCGGCTGGCGAACAGGGCGGGGCTCAGCATCGGCGAGTCGCTGCGCTGCTCGATCACGACGAACGCGGCGAGGCTCAGCGCGGCCACGGCGAACGCCAGGAGCACGATGGGGTCGATGAATGAGCCGGCACCGCCCTCGATGACGGCGAAGACCAGGGCGACGATGGCCAGGGCGGCGGTGATCTGCCCCGGCCAGTCCAGGTGCCGCTTTCCCGGCGCCCGTGAGTCGGTGACCAGCGGAATGGCGATCAGGGCGGTGAGCAGCGCGAGCGGGATGGCCGGCAGGTAGATCCAGCGCCAGGACGCGTGCTCGAGGATCGCGCCGGCCAACAGGGGGCCGAGCGCGAGGGCGAGCATCAGGGAGGTGGCCCAGAGGCTGATGTACCTGCCGCGCCTGCGTGGGTCCGGCACAGCGTGGCTGATGAGCGCCAGGGTGGCGGGCAGTAGAGCGGCCGCACCCACGCCGGCGAGTGCCTGGCCGACCCAGACCATCGTGATCGACTGGGCGGAGAGCGCGACGGTCGCGCCGATCACGCAGAACAGCAGGCCAGCCTGGAAGACCTTCTTGCGCCCATGCACGTCGCCGAAGACGCCGGCGGTCAGGATCAGGGCGGCCATCGGGAGTACGAAGGCGTCCGACACCCAGGACAGGTCGGCGGTCGACGCGTTGAGTCCGCGTTGAATCGCCGGCAGGCTCACCGACACTGTCGTCACTGGCAGGTATGCGACGAACACCCCCAGGCATGCCATGACCAGTGTCGCGCCGAGCCGGTCTCCGGACGCCTTATCCGTTGTTGCCATCTACGCGCAGCTCCTCTTCGGCGGACCGAGTGTCCGGCCGACGAGTCAGCATCCGTGCCGTCGAGGGTGGGCCGCCAGCCGATCGCATCGAATCCCGGAATACCGACGGGTGGCCCCCGTACTGCGGGGCTTTTCGACACCCGTACCCGTCCGTGCTGCCGGAGTTGCGGGCGAACCGAAGCACGCGGAGCCCTCGGTGCCGCCGACCGGGGCTCCGGGCGGGGCGGCGCAGGGGCGTCAGGCGCCGACGTGATCGGGCTGGTTGCCGGTGCTGGTCCGGTGGCCCTCGGGTGCCGCTGCGGCAAGCGCGGTCCGGACGACCTCCACCAGAGGGATGTCCGGGTGCTCGAACCAGTGCTGGACTCCGACCCGCAGGATGGCCAGGAAGGTCGCGGCCAGGAGGCGGGAGCGCAGTGCCACGTCGGCGTCGGTGTCGGCGTCGGTGAGACGGTGGGCGAGTTCCGCGGCCAGCTCACGCTCGATCGCGGCGTACGCCGCGACCTGGTGGGGGGCCAGGCCGGGGTGCCCTCGTAGCTTTCGGCGTTGGGTCAGCCAGGAAGGCTCAGCACCGCCGAAGACCTCCTCGGTGAGGCGTTCGGCTGCCCGGCTCAGCACGGTCCATGGCTGCTCGTTGACGGGCTGTTCGCGGATCAGCTGCAACAGCCGGTGCAGGCGCATGGTGTCGCCGTGGAAGAGCGCCTGTTCCTTGCTTGAGAAGTAGTTGGAGAAGGTCCGCCGGGAGACGTTGGCGGCGTCGGCGATCGCCTCGACCGTCACCGCGTCGATCCCCTGGTCGGCGGCGAGGTGCAGGGCCGCCTCGTGCAGGGCGAGGCGGGTCGCCGCCTTCTTGCGCTCCCGCAGCCCGGTGGTCTCCTCCATCGCTCCGAGGGTACGTGCGGGTGACGGACTTCTCAATGCGCAAACTTGCCTGTTGGGCAAGATCGGTAGATGCTTGCTTGAGGCAACCAACATGTGGGTGTGGAGCGGACGTGGACAGCGGTGCTAGTGAACTCGGGCTTCGCCTGTACGACCTGGTCAGAACCGTTCGGCTGCTGAAGCAACGCCGAGCCGACGAGCGCCCGGCGATTCCGCCCGGCCTGCTCGGCATGCTCGTGCAGATCGATCAGCTGTCCAGCGACTGCCACGCCCGCGAGCTGGCCCACCACACCCGGCTCGACCCGTCGACCGTCAGCCGCTCCGTTACCGCGCTCGTCGCGCACGGCCTGGTCGAGCGGCGGCCCGACCCGACCGACAAGCGGGCGACGTTCCTGGCGGTCACCCCGGCCGGCCGGGCGGCCCTGGCCGACAGCCACCGCTGGTACGGCGAGGTGCTCGAGCGAGCGCTCGCCGAGTGGACTCCCGGCGAGGTGGCGGCGCTGAGCGCCGCCCTCGGCCGGTTCAGCGGCGACATCGAGGTCGCCCTTGGAAATCACGACAACCTGGAGGCCGCGCGATGAGCGCACCCACCATCACGACCGGCGCTGAGCCGATGACCCATCGGCGGACGCTGGAGGCGCTCAGTGGGCTGCTGCTGGTGCTGTTCGTCGCGATGCTCAGCAGCACGGTCGTCTCGACCGCGCTGCCGAAGATCATCGGATCACTGAACGGCTCGCAGAGCCAGTACACCTGGGTGGTCACCGCGACCCTGCTCACCGCGACCGCGACCACCCCGATCTGGGGCAAACTCGCCGACCTGTTCAACAAGAAGACCCTCATCCAGGTTGCCATCGTGGTCTTCCTGGTGGGCTCCGTCATTGCCGGCTTCTCGCAGAGCGCGGGCCAGCTGATCGCCGCCCGCGCGTTCCAGGGCATCGGGGTCGGCGGTCTGCAGGCGCTCGTCCAGGTGGCGATCGCGGCCATGATCCCGCCGCGCGAGCGGGGCCGCTACAACGGCTACCTCGGCGGTGTCATGGCCGTCGCGACCGTCGGCGGTCCGCTGCTCGGCGGCCTCATCGTCGACACGTCCTGGCTCGGCTGGCGCTGGTGCTTCTTCGTCGGCGTGCCGGTAGCCGCCATCGCGTTGCTCCTGCTCCAGGCCACCCTGCACCTGCCCACCGTGCGACGCGAGAACGTCAAGATCGACTACCTGGGTGCCAGCCTGATCGCCGCCGGCGTCAGCCTGCTGCTGATCTGGATCTCCTTCGTCGACAGCTCGTTCGCCTGGGCCTCCTGGCAGACCGCGGCCATGGTCGGCGGCACGCTCGTCCTGATTGCCCTGGCAGTCTGGGTCGAGTCGCGTGCGGCCGAGCCGGTCGTCCCGCTCAGCATCGTGCGCCAGCACACCACCGCGCTGGCCATCCTCGGCAGCCTCGCGGTCGGCATGGCCATGTTCGGCGGCGCCGTCTTCCTCGGCCAGTACTTCCAGATCGGCCGCGGCTACAGCCCGACGGAGGCAGGCCTGCTCACCATCCCGATGATGGCCGGCGTCCTCGGCTCCTCGATCGTCGCCGGCCGGCTGATCACCAAGAGCGGAAAGATCAAGCCGTACATCGTCGCCGGCTCGATCCTCCTCGTCGCCGGGTTCGCCCTGCTCGGCACCATCGACCACGAGACGTCGCTCGTCCTGGTCGGCGCCGCCATGTTCATCGTCGGCGTCGGCGTCGGCATGACCATGCAGAACCTCGTTCTCGCCGTTCAGAACACGGTCTCGCTCAAGGACATCGGCGCGGCCAGTTCCAGCGTCGCGTTCTTCCGGTCGCTCGGCGGCACCATCGGTGTCTCCGTGCTCGGCGCCGTCCTCGCCCGCCGGGTCAGCGACCAGATCACCCACGACCTCGCCGCCGCCGGGATCCCCACCTCCGGCAGCGCGGGTGGCAGCAGCAACCTCAACATCACCGCGCTGCCCGAGCAGGTCCAGGGCATCGTCCGGGCCGCGTACGGCGACGCCACCGGACACATCTTCCTCATCTCCGCCGCCATCGGGGTCGTCGGCATCATCGCCGCGCTCCTGCTCAAGCCGGTCACCCTGCGGACCAGCCTCGACCTGCCGGACGCCGCCACCTCAGCGGCCGTCGCCGCCGACGCGGTCGACGGCGCTCCCGCCTTCGACCAGGTGCACGTCGACGCCGACCAGGACGAAGCGACCCGCCGACGCTGACGTCGGGCCGTACGACCCGGGGCCGCCGCCGTCCGAAGACGGCGGCGGCCCCGATCTGTCCAGCGAGGCCAGCACGAGCGAACGTCACCGAATCGAGGGACCTGTGGACACCGCGGAGCTCTCAGCGGCGCGGCCGGCGGCACCCGGCCGGCGAGCCGCCGCACTGCGCCGGGCGATGCGTGAGCTGGGCCTCGTCGCCGCACTGTTCCTCGCCTACAAGGCGGCACGGGTGGCGGTGGCCGACCGCGCATCGACCGCAGTGGGGAACGGGGAATGGATCTGGCGGGTGGAGCGCCTGATCCACCTGCCCAACGAGGCCGCCGTCCAACGTCCCGTGCTCTCCCTGGATTTGTTGGTGCACCTCGCCAACGGCTACTACGCGTACGTGCACTTCCCCGCCACGGCCATCTGTCTCATCTGGCTGTACGTGCGACACCCCGTGCACTATCTCTGGACGCGTCGGATGCTCGCCGGGCTCACCGCGGCGGCACTGGTGCTACACATCCTGGTTCCGCTGGCACCGCCGCGACTGACCGCCCTGACCGGCATGGTGGACACCGGCAGCCGTTACGGGCCCGCCGTCTACGGCCCACCCGACACGGACGCGTTGAGCAACCAGTACGCCGCGATGCCCTCCCTGCACGTCGGTTGGGCAATCGCGGTCGCCGTCGCCCTCATCGCGGTGACCGGTGGGCGCCTGCGGTGGCTGTGGCTGGCGCACCCGCTCGCCACCCTGCTGGTTGTCGTGTGCACGGGCAACCACTACTGGCTCGATGGCATCGTCGCGGCGATGGTGCTGACCGCCGTCTGCCTGGTGCTGTCCACGCCCCGCACCGGCGGCCGATCGATCCACCCGCTGACGCGGCACCCGACCGGATGGCCCCGCCAGCGCGTACGGGCGCCGCAGGCGCCAGCCGGGCAACCACCCGCGCACGTCGACCCCGGTGACGTCCTGCGAACACCATGACCCGCCACCCCCGGCGCGGGTAACTCGTCACCTGATCGGCTCTGGTTCTCGTGCCTGCCAGTGCAGGCGGTTCCGGTGGAGCCGTTCCATGGCCATCCAGCCGAGCGAGAACGGTATGGCGCCCATGGCGACGAATCCCAGAACGTCAGATCCGGTCACGTCGAAGACGGCGCCCACCTCTCCGAACAGTTGGGCGACGCTCTGGAACGCCACGTGGAAGCCGATGCCCGCCCAGATGTCGCCGGTGGCGACCCGGAAGCCGCCCAGGAGAAGCGCGAAGACGAAGAAGAGCAGCAGTCTGTCGAGGGAGACTGCGGCGCCGACGAGGAACCCGAACAGGGTGAACAACACGGCCTGTCCGATGAAAGCCTGCCAGGCCGGCAATCGGGTGGCGAGATTGCGCTGGAGATAGCCGCGGAAGACGAGTTCCTCCGGCAGCGCCTCGTACAGGAAGACGAGTACGACCAGCAGCGCCGCTACGCGCAGGGCGTCCGTCGCGGAGGTGCGCAGGCTGATCTCGACCCAACCGAAGCCGAGGCAGAGCGCGAACCCGATGGCGGCGGGAATGAGCCAGCAGGCCATGCCGAGCAGCAGGCGCCTGCCGACACGCCGGGAGGGCAGCCCGAGGCCGGTCCAGGGGCGACGGTCGAGCAGGCGGCGGGCGGCCACCACCAGGGGGACGACGAGCACTGTCGTGAGGATGGCCCTGGCGACGTGGGTCGGGCGGTCGTAGTCCCGGCCGAGCAGGGCGCCGTGGTAGAGGAACAGCCACACCAGCACGGTGCCGGTGAACACGATGAGGATTCGCCAGTGCAGGGCGAGGCGAGAGTCGGGGGACGTCCGGGTATCAGACACGTCAGGCTCGCTCTCCGACACGGCACGGCGGACCTCTCCGCACGGCGCAGCGTAGCCACCGGCGTCAAAGGCGGACCGTGGTCACGGCCAGCAGTCGGCGTGCCAGCGGGGCCGTCAGCGACCGAGGACGAGGTAGGCGAGGCCGAGGACGCCGCGGTAACCGCCGACGTACTGGCGCAACCGGTCGTCGAGTTCCGCGCGGACATCGGCCGAGCGGGGATCCTCCGGGTACGTCAGCAGCCACTCCTGGCGACCCGCGAGCCAGGTGGATTCGAAGTCGTCCCACTCCCGTTGGTCGGCGGTACTCAGGTGCAGCACCCGCCAGCCGCGCTCGCGGGCGGCTTCGACGAGCCCTGGGAGGGTCGTGACCTCCGTGCCGAAGATCTGCTCGACCTCCGGCGTCGGGGGACGTTCCCAGTACGCGTCACCGAACAGCAGCCTTCCACCGGGTCGGACCACGGTGGCGAGCGCGTCGAGGGCGGCGCCGCTGCCGCCGAAGGCGTGTGCCGAGCCGATGCAGAGGACCCGGTCGGCGGGCTCCTGCCAGGCCGCCGCTTCTCCCATCACGAAGGCGACGTGCCGGTTCAGCGACCGACCCGCGGCCAGCCGCCGCCCCCGGTCGAGGGCGGCATCGTCGGTGTCGACGCCGACGCCCCTCGTCGCGACCGGACCGGACACACCTCCGGCGGCGACCGCCCGCAGCAGCAGCTCACCCCAGCCGCAGCCGAGGTCGAGGACGCGCGCGCCCGGGCGGACGTCGAGTCGCTGCAGCAGCACCGACGCGTGCTCCTGGGACAGCGGAGTGTTCCAGCGCATCCGGGCGTAGCGGCTGGCGGCGAGGTGGTCGGTTGACTGCATGCGTTGAGGGTGCCAAGTCGTGATCGTCGGCGTGCGGCGGGTCCGGTGCCCGGGCGTACGGCAGGATCGGTGGCGTGGACGTGGGACGTGGGGGGCCGGTGCGGCGGCCGACCCCGCAGGAGGTGGCGGCAGCCGCCGGTCGGGGTCTGGCGGACGTGATCGGCCCTGGCCTGCGGGTGCTGTTCTGTGGTTTCAACCCGGGCCTCTACTCCGCTGCCGTGGGGCTGCCCTTCGCCCGGAAGGGCAGCCGGTTCTGGCCGGCCCTGCACGGTGGCGGCTTCACCGACCGGGAGCTGCACCCGTGGGAGCACGACGAGCTGCTGCGACAGGGCCTGGGCATCAGCAGCCTGAGCAACCGGGCCACCGCCCGTGCCGACGAGCTGACGTCGGCGGAGCTGGTGGCCGGGGTCACGGGGTTGGCGGTGAAGGCCGAGCGGTACCGGCCGCGGTGGGTGGCCGTCCTCGGGGTGACCGCTTACCGGATCGCCTTCGTTCGGCCCAGGGCCGGGCTGGGTCCGCAGCCGGACCGGCTGGGCCCGGCCCGGGTCTGGGTGCTGCCGAACCCCAGTGGCCTGAACGCGCACTTCCCGCTGCCGGCGTTGACCGCCGAGTTCGCCAACCTGCGGCGGGAGCTCGGCCCCTAGCCGTGCAGTGTGCCGGCCTCGGCGGCCAGCCCCTGGTAGTAGGGCTGCATGGCGGGGTGGTAGTCGTCGAACTGGGGACGGGGTGAGCCGTCCCGGGACGCGACGAGCATGTCCAGGTAGTACTCCCAGCCGGCGCCCACCTCGGCGACGCCCTCCAGGCTGCTGAGGTGCTGGACGAACCGCAGCTCGGTGGTGCCCTCGGTCTCGGCCAACGTCAGCTCCAGCATCCACGTGCCGTAGCTGTCGATCATCGAGACGGCAAGGTGCCGCTGTGGCTCGCACGCGTCGATGCGGACCTCACACCAGGGCTGCTGTTCCTCGTACGCCATCTGGACCCGGATGGTCCGTCCGGGGCCGGCGTCGCCCTCCCACGGGCCGAACCAGCGGGCCGTGCGCTCCGACTCGGTCAGGCTGGCCCAGACGTCCGCCACCGGGGCGCGGAACGTCCGGGTGAGCACGAGATCGTTGCCGGTGGCGGTGCGAAACAGGCGTCCGGCGGGTGTACGGGTCATGCCGTGTGCTCCCTTCGGTGCTCCGCCGGGCCGCGACTGCGGCGCTCTCGGCGGGTGCGATAGACCTCGGTCTCCAACGCGTCGAGGTGCCGCTCCCACCCGTGGGTGGCGGCAAGCCCGGCGAGCCAGTCGACCAGCGGGGCGAGCGGGCCGGGGTCGAGCCGGTAGATCCTCTGCCGGCCGACCATCTCGTCGCGGACCAGCCCGCTCTCGCGCAGCACTCGCAGGTGGCGGCTGATCGCGGGCCGGCTGATCACGAATCGCTGGGCGATGTCGCCCGCGGACAGCGGCTCGTCGCGCAGCAGGGTCAGGATCTGCCGCCGCACCGGGTCCGCGATCGCGGCGGCCACCTCGTCCACCCCGGAAGCGTAACCCAGAAGTTACGGTTCCGGGATAGTGAGGGCATCGCCACCCGCATATCACCGCGTCGATGGTGGGCACATGATCACCTGACCTGGCACTCTGTATGACATGGTCGCCCTCCTTCGTTCCCGCCTGACCGACTGGACGTTTGTCGTACCCGTGCTCGCCGTCCTGATATTGATGGTCACCTGGGGGCGGAGCCTGCCTGGGCCCGTCATCGTGGTCGTCGCGGTGCTGCTGGGCGGCGCGGTGCTCGCGGCCGTGCACCACGCGGAGGTGGTCGCCCACCGGGTGGGGGAGCCGTACGGGTCCCTGGTGCTCGCTGTCGCGGTCACCGTGATCGAGGTCGCCCTCATCGTCACGCTGATGATCAGCGGGCCGGAGAAGACCCAGTCGCTCGCCCGCGACACCGTCTTCGCCGCCGTCATGATCACGTGTAACGGGATACTCGGCCTGTCCCTGCTGCTCGGGGCGCTGCGCCGTCGCGTCGCGGTGTTCAACCCGGAGGGCACCGGCGGTGCGCTGGCCACCGTGATCACCCTGGCCACTCTGAGCCTGGTCATTCCGACCTTCACCACGGCCCGGCCCGGCCCGGAGTTCAGCCCAGCCCAGCTCGTCTTCGCCGCCGTCGCGTCGCTGTCGCTCTACGGGCTGTTCGTGCTCGTGCAGACCGGCCGGCACCGCGACTACTTCCTGCCGGTCGACAGCCGGGGCAAGGTCATCGAGACGGAGGAGCACGCCAAGCCGCCCACGACCCGCGCGGCGATGGTCAGCCTGGTCCTGCTGCTGGTGGCGCTGGTCGCGGTGGTCGGCGACGCCAAGACGGTCTCCCCGACCATCGAGGCCGGGGTCGCGGCGGCGAACCTGCCGCACGCGTTCGTCGGCGTGATCATCGCCCTGTTGGTGCTGCTGCCGGAGACCCTGGCCGCCGCCCGCGCCGCCCGCCGCGACCGCGTCCAGACCAGCCTGAACCTCGCGCTCGGCTCGGCGATGGCCAGCATCGGCCTGACCATCCCGGCCATAGCGATCGCCTCGATCTGGCTCGACGGTCCGCTGCTGCTCGGCCTCGGCGGCACCCAACTCGCACTGCTCGCGCTCACCGCGGTGACCGCCGTGCTGACCGTGGTGCCGGGCCGGGCCAACGTGCTGCAGGGCGGCGTGCACCTGGTGCTGATGGCCGCGTTCGTCTTCCTGGCCGCCAGCCCCTGACCCGCCAGCCCCTGACCACCCGCCGCTGACCCGTCCTCCCGGCGGCTCAGTCGGCGGCCGGCGGGTCGCCCGCGAGGCGGTCCGCGCGGGCGTTCAGGTAACGCTGCTGCGCCAGGTTCGTCGACCGTGCCGCCGCCATCCGGTACGCCTCCCGCGCCGCGACCCGCTCACCGACCAACTCCCACAGGTGGGCGCGGGCGGCCGGCAGTCGAGGGTCGTCGGCCAGCCGCGCGTCGTCGACAAGGTCGGCGAGCAGCGCCAACCCGGCCGACGCCCCGCGGCTCATCGCGACCGCCACCGCGTGGTTGAGCGCCACGACCGGGTTGTCGTTGATGCCCAGCAGCACCTCGTACAGGGCGGTGATCTGCGCCCAGTCGGTGGCCGCGGCGCTGGGCGCCTCGTCGTGCACGGCCGCGATGGCCGCCTGGAGCTGGTACGGCCCGACGACCCCGCGCGGCAGCGCCCCGGTGATCAGCTCGACCCCCTCGACGATCTGGTCGGTCCGCCACCGTCCGCGGTCCTGCTCGGCCATCGGCACCAGTTCGCCGTACGGGCCGATCCGTGCCGGCGCGCGGGCATCGGTGAGCAGCATCAACGCGAGCAGCCCGGTGACCTCGGGATCCTCGGGCAACAGGCGGTGCACCAGGCGGGTCAGTCGGATCGCCTCGGCGGTCAGGTCGGCGCGCATCAGTCCCGGGCCGGCGGTGCGCGCGTACCCCTCGGTGAAGATCAGGTAGAGCACGTGCAGCACGGCGGCGAGCCGGTCGGCACGCTCGGCGTCGGTGGGTGGTGCGAACCGCAGCCCGCTCTCGCGGATGCGCTGCTTGCCCCGGCTGATCCGTCGGGTCATCGTCGCCTCCGGCACCAGGAACGCGCGCGCCACCTCGGCGGTGCTCAACCCGCCCACCGCCCGCAGCGTGAGCGCGATCTGCGACGCCGGCGACAGCGCCGGATGGCAGCACAGGAACACCAGGATGAGCGTGTCGTCGGCGTCCGCCGGGTGTCGATCGGCCGCCGGGGCGCGCCACTGCTCCGGCAGCCCCCACCGCGCCACCGTGTCCTCCCGTCGCATCCGGGCCTGCTCGCGGCGCAGCAGATCGGTCAGCCGGCGGGACGCGACGGTGATCAACCAACCGCGCGGATTCTCCGGTACGCCGTCGCGCGGCCATCCGCCGGCCGCGGCGATCAGCGCCTCCTGCACCGCGTCCTCGGCGGTGTCGAAGTGCCCGTAGCGGCGTACCAGCGCGCCGAGGACCTGCGGCGCCAGTTCGCGCAGCAGGTCCTCGATGGGCGTCTCCGGCACCGGTCAGCCGGCCAGGTCCTCGACGCCTTCCAGCACCGGCCGCACGTCCACGTACCCACCGGGGGCGTCCGGGTCGACAAGCCCGGCGGCGATCTCGGTGGCCCGGTCGAAGCTGGCGCACTCCACGATCGTGTAACCCGCGAGGACCTCCTGCGTCTCCGGGTACGGGCCGTCGGTGACCACGGGTGCGCCCCCGCGTACCTGCACCCGGCGGGCGTGCACCGGCTCGCTCAAGCCCCGGGCGTCGACCAACTCCCCGGATTCGGCCAGCTCCTGGTGGAAGGTCTGCATGTGCTTGTGCATCGCCGCGATCTGCTCAGCGGACATGGCCGGCCGGTCGGTCGCACGGCCGGACAGCACGTCGTAGTCCTGCTGCGAGCCGTACAGCA
The window above is part of the Micromonospora sp. LH3U1 genome. Proteins encoded here:
- a CDS encoding Lrp/AsnC family transcriptional regulator, giving the protein MTPPLDQLDLRLLQALQLDGRAPFSRIAAALGVSDQTIARRFRRLQTQAGLRVLGMTDESRLGRSNWIVRLRCTPDMSERLADALARRPDTSYVALISGGSEVVCEMRPRSLAARDELLLGRLQRTQRVIGFSAHCLLHRFYGGPLRWLQKANALTTEQEAALRPTPVEAVPGTVTVDETDEALLAALFRDGRAGLTELQTACGQSEDVVRRRLDRLRGSGVLYFAVQYLPEHVGREVGAMLWLTVAPSALAAAGHALAEHAEVEFAAAATGQTNIIAAVRCRGTEELYAYLNDKIGALDGIRTVETALMLRQVKQLALAPAVVSD
- a CDS encoding MFS transporter, which produces MATTDKASGDRLGATLVMACLGVFVAYLPVTTVSVSLPAIQRGLNASTADLSWVSDAFVLPMAALILTAGVFGDVHGRKKVFQAGLLFCVIGATVALSAQSITMVWVGQALAGVGAAALLPATLALISHAVPDPRRRGRYISLWATSLMLALALGPLLAGAILEHASWRWIYLPAIPLALLTALIAIPLVTDSRAPGKRHLDWPGQITAALAIVALVFAVIEGGAGSFIDPIVLLAFAVAALSLAAFVVIEQRSDSPMLSPALFASRGFNATAVIAMVSFMGVIGSIFVLSLYLGLVQQLSTMEAALRLLTNTAVPVVVGPLIARLMHRVQVRWLLSAGLFISATALFFLSSVDADTSFGQLSWRLALFGLGLGAVLTPMTATAVSSVPFQLAGMAAAANNAFRQVGGALGPAVLGALLISRAASTLPGHLADGGVSGDRQQAATTAMDDSGFQAVAVIDYGGQRDVAMNALNMAFLDGFHLSLTVSATLMLIAALAAVILLRRPRPVLEAQPAAQLPETVPA
- a CDS encoding TetR/AcrR family transcriptional regulator, translating into MEETTGLRERKKAATRLALHEAALHLAADQGIDAVTVEAIADAANVSRRTFSNYFSSKEQALFHGDTMRLHRLLQLIREQPVNEQPWTVLSRAAERLTEEVFGGAEPSWLTQRRKLRGHPGLAPHQVAAYAAIERELAAELAHRLTDADTDADVALRSRLLAATFLAILRVGVQHWFEHPDIPLVEVVRTALAAAAPEGHRTSTGNQPDHVGA
- a CDS encoding MarR family winged helix-turn-helix transcriptional regulator codes for the protein MDSGASELGLRLYDLVRTVRLLKQRRADERPAIPPGLLGMLVQIDQLSSDCHARELAHHTRLDPSTVSRSVTALVAHGLVERRPDPTDKRATFLAVTPAGRAALADSHRWYGEVLERALAEWTPGEVAALSAALGRFSGDIEVALGNHDNLEAAR
- a CDS encoding MDR family MFS transporter, coding for MSAPTITTGAEPMTHRRTLEALSGLLLVLFVAMLSSTVVSTALPKIIGSLNGSQSQYTWVVTATLLTATATTPIWGKLADLFNKKTLIQVAIVVFLVGSVIAGFSQSAGQLIAARAFQGIGVGGLQALVQVAIAAMIPPRERGRYNGYLGGVMAVATVGGPLLGGLIVDTSWLGWRWCFFVGVPVAAIALLLLQATLHLPTVRRENVKIDYLGASLIAAGVSLLLIWISFVDSSFAWASWQTAAMVGGTLVLIALAVWVESRAAEPVVPLSIVRQHTTALAILGSLAVGMAMFGGAVFLGQYFQIGRGYSPTEAGLLTIPMMAGVLGSSIVAGRLITKSGKIKPYIVAGSILLVAGFALLGTIDHETSLVLVGAAMFIVGVGVGMTMQNLVLAVQNTVSLKDIGAASSSVAFFRSLGGTIGVSVLGAVLARRVSDQITHDLAAAGIPTSGSAGGSSNLNITALPEQVQGIVRAAYGDATGHIFLISAAIGVVGIIAALLLKPVTLRTSLDLPDAATSAAVAADAVDGAPAFDQVHVDADQDEATRRR
- a CDS encoding phosphatase PAP2 family protein, with product MDTAELSAARPAAPGRRAAALRRAMRELGLVAALFLAYKAARVAVADRASTAVGNGEWIWRVERLIHLPNEAAVQRPVLSLDLLVHLANGYYAYVHFPATAICLIWLYVRHPVHYLWTRRMLAGLTAAALVLHILVPLAPPRLTALTGMVDTGSRYGPAVYGPPDTDALSNQYAAMPSLHVGWAIAVAVALIAVTGGRLRWLWLAHPLATLLVVVCTGNHYWLDGIVAAMVLTAVCLVLSTPRTGGRSIHPLTRHPTGWPRQRVRAPQAPAGQPPAHVDPGDVLRTP